Proteins from one Juglans microcarpa x Juglans regia isolate MS1-56 chromosome 1S, Jm3101_v1.0, whole genome shotgun sequence genomic window:
- the LOC121244314 gene encoding shugoshin-1-like isoform X3: protein MDVAIVLDSEICVAGNDRIKGAKGPKIGSAPRKRLADISNLQKQPKPVNQDVNQLPFSLTAKEYIEKLQKENVTLMKLVVERKYPSLSISLIDLVFFSPGLFRVWFWFILSLVLVDSKIIELSRIELQKLRISLQKVQQQNLQLAQANSQMLAELNSGKDRLKALQHELGCKNGLLKAQKLDSEIKAKRVTLQNSGNEVAKTKHDEAGESAQTAGGDSNTCHKNRRRRQSKNQSLGPATGNQINNKETVENKRHCLRRQSARFKSEEPERNEDLFEIDDAKFPASPPVDDVHDSSQITSELPVKKEDEGVKAQEIRRSSVGRPLRRAVEKVQCYKEIPLRMKMRRQE from the exons ATGGACGTTGCCATTGTACTTGATTCAGAAATTTGCGTGGCTGGAA ATGATAGGATAAAAGGAGCAAAGGGACCCAAAATTGGAAGTGCTCCGAGGAAAAGGCTTGCTGACATAAGCAACTTGCAGAAGCAGCCTAAACCAGTAAACCAAGATGTGAATCAGCTGCCCTTTTCGCTTACGGCTAAAGAGTATATTGAAAAGCTACAGAAG GAAAACGTGACACTGATGAAGCTTGTTGTAGAAAGAAAGTATCCTTCTCTATCAATTTCATTAATTGATTTAGTTTTTTTCTCACCTGGGCTTTTCCGGGTATGGTTCTGGTTTATACTTTCCTTAGTGTTGGTTGACAGTAAAATTATTGAACTGAGCAGAATTGAGTTACAGAAACTGAGAATCAGTCTGCAGAAAGTGCAGCAACAGAATTTGCAACTTGCCCAAGCAAACAGTCAGATGTTGGCG GAGCTTAATTCAGGTAAAGATAGG ctAAAAGCACTTCAGCATGAGCTTGGATGCAAAAATGGCTTGCTCAAAGCACAAAAACTGGACTCGGAG ATCAAAGCGAAAAGAGTAACGCTCCAAAATTCGGGAAATGAG GTAGCTAAAACTAAGCACGATGAGGCAGGGGAATCTGCTCAAACAGCAGGGGGGGACTCTAATACTTGTCATAAGAACAGAAGAAGACGGCAATCCAAAAATCAAT CTTTGGGTCCCGCCACTGGAAATCAAATCAACAATAAAGAGACTGTTGAAAATAAGAG GCATTGTTTGAGAAGGCAATCCGCAAGGTTTAAATCTGAGGAACCAGAACGAAATGAAGACTTGTTTGAGATAGATGATGCTAAATTCCCTGCATCTCCTCCAGTTGATGATGTGCATGACAGCAGTCAAATAACATCAGAATTGCCAGTCAAAAAAGAAGACGAAGGAGTCAAAGCTCAAGAAATTCGAAGATCATCTGTTGGAAGGCCATTGCGCCGAGCAGTTGAGAAGGTTCAGTGCTACAAGGAAATTCCTCTCAGGATGAAGATGCGCCGACAGGAGTGA
- the LOC121244314 gene encoding SHUGOSHIN 1-like isoform X1, producing MDVAIVLDSEICVAGNDRIKGAKGPKIGSAPRKRLADISNLQKQPKPVNQDVNQLPFSLTAKEYIEKLQKENVTLMKLVVERKYPSLSISLIDLVFFSPGLFRVWFWFILSLVLVDSKIIELSRIELQKLRISLQKVQQQNLQLAQANSQMLAELNSGKDRLKALQHELGCKNGLLKAQKLDSEIKAKRVTLQNSGNEVAKTKHDEAGESAQTAGGDSNTCHKNRRRRQSKNQSLGPATGNQINNKETVENKRNCLRRQSARFKSEEPEPSEDCFVTDRDSGPTTLKPVLVKQDIGNKRHCLRRQSARFKSEEPERNEDLFEIDDAKFPASPPVDDVHDSSQITSELPVKKEDEGVKAQEIRRSSVGRPLRRAVEKVQCYKEIPLRMKMRRQE from the exons ATGGACGTTGCCATTGTACTTGATTCAGAAATTTGCGTGGCTGGAA ATGATAGGATAAAAGGAGCAAAGGGACCCAAAATTGGAAGTGCTCCGAGGAAAAGGCTTGCTGACATAAGCAACTTGCAGAAGCAGCCTAAACCAGTAAACCAAGATGTGAATCAGCTGCCCTTTTCGCTTACGGCTAAAGAGTATATTGAAAAGCTACAGAAG GAAAACGTGACACTGATGAAGCTTGTTGTAGAAAGAAAGTATCCTTCTCTATCAATTTCATTAATTGATTTAGTTTTTTTCTCACCTGGGCTTTTCCGGGTATGGTTCTGGTTTATACTTTCCTTAGTGTTGGTTGACAGTAAAATTATTGAACTGAGCAGAATTGAGTTACAGAAACTGAGAATCAGTCTGCAGAAAGTGCAGCAACAGAATTTGCAACTTGCCCAAGCAAACAGTCAGATGTTGGCG GAGCTTAATTCAGGTAAAGATAGG ctAAAAGCACTTCAGCATGAGCTTGGATGCAAAAATGGCTTGCTCAAAGCACAAAAACTGGACTCGGAG ATCAAAGCGAAAAGAGTAACGCTCCAAAATTCGGGAAATGAG GTAGCTAAAACTAAGCACGATGAGGCAGGGGAATCTGCTCAAACAGCAGGGGGGGACTCTAATACTTGTCATAAGAACAGAAGAAGACGGCAATCCAAAAATCAAT CTTTGGGTCCCGCCACTGGAAATCAAATCAACAATAAAGAGACTGTTGAAAATAAGAG aaattgtttgagaagGCAATCTGCAAGGTTTAAATCTGAAGAACCAGAGCCAAGTGAAGATTGTTTTGTGACAGATAGGGATTCAGGTCCTACCACTCTTAAACCAGTCCTTGTCAAGCAGGATATAGGAAATAAGAG GCATTGTTTGAGAAGGCAATCCGCAAGGTTTAAATCTGAGGAACCAGAACGAAATGAAGACTTGTTTGAGATAGATGATGCTAAATTCCCTGCATCTCCTCCAGTTGATGATGTGCATGACAGCAGTCAAATAACATCAGAATTGCCAGTCAAAAAAGAAGACGAAGGAGTCAAAGCTCAAGAAATTCGAAGATCATCTGTTGGAAGGCCATTGCGCCGAGCAGTTGAGAAGGTTCAGTGCTACAAGGAAATTCCTCTCAGGATGAAGATGCGCCGACAGGAGTGA
- the LOC121244314 gene encoding SHUGOSHIN 1-like isoform X2, protein MDVAIVLDSEICVAGNDRIKGAKGPKIGSAPRKRLADISNLQKQPKPVNQDVNQLPFSLTAKEYIEKLQKENVTLMKLVVERNKIIELSRIELQKLRISLQKVQQQNLQLAQANSQMLAELNSGKDRLKALQHELGCKNGLLKAQKLDSEIKAKRVTLQNSGNEVAKTKHDEAGESAQTAGGDSNTCHKNRRRRQSKNQSLGPATGNQINNKETVENKRNCLRRQSARFKSEEPEPSEDCFVTDRDSGPTTLKPVLVKQDIGNKRHCLRRQSARFKSEEPERNEDLFEIDDAKFPASPPVDDVHDSSQITSELPVKKEDEGVKAQEIRRSSVGRPLRRAVEKVQCYKEIPLRMKMRRQE, encoded by the exons ATGGACGTTGCCATTGTACTTGATTCAGAAATTTGCGTGGCTGGAA ATGATAGGATAAAAGGAGCAAAGGGACCCAAAATTGGAAGTGCTCCGAGGAAAAGGCTTGCTGACATAAGCAACTTGCAGAAGCAGCCTAAACCAGTAAACCAAGATGTGAATCAGCTGCCCTTTTCGCTTACGGCTAAAGAGTATATTGAAAAGCTACAGAAG GAAAACGTGACACTGATGAAGCTTGTTGTAGAAAGAAA TAAAATTATTGAACTGAGCAGAATTGAGTTACAGAAACTGAGAATCAGTCTGCAGAAAGTGCAGCAACAGAATTTGCAACTTGCCCAAGCAAACAGTCAGATGTTGGCG GAGCTTAATTCAGGTAAAGATAGG ctAAAAGCACTTCAGCATGAGCTTGGATGCAAAAATGGCTTGCTCAAAGCACAAAAACTGGACTCGGAG ATCAAAGCGAAAAGAGTAACGCTCCAAAATTCGGGAAATGAG GTAGCTAAAACTAAGCACGATGAGGCAGGGGAATCTGCTCAAACAGCAGGGGGGGACTCTAATACTTGTCATAAGAACAGAAGAAGACGGCAATCCAAAAATCAAT CTTTGGGTCCCGCCACTGGAAATCAAATCAACAATAAAGAGACTGTTGAAAATAAGAG aaattgtttgagaagGCAATCTGCAAGGTTTAAATCTGAAGAACCAGAGCCAAGTGAAGATTGTTTTGTGACAGATAGGGATTCAGGTCCTACCACTCTTAAACCAGTCCTTGTCAAGCAGGATATAGGAAATAAGAG GCATTGTTTGAGAAGGCAATCCGCAAGGTTTAAATCTGAGGAACCAGAACGAAATGAAGACTTGTTTGAGATAGATGATGCTAAATTCCCTGCATCTCCTCCAGTTGATGATGTGCATGACAGCAGTCAAATAACATCAGAATTGCCAGTCAAAAAAGAAGACGAAGGAGTCAAAGCTCAAGAAATTCGAAGATCATCTGTTGGAAGGCCATTGCGCCGAGCAGTTGAGAAGGTTCAGTGCTACAAGGAAATTCCTCTCAGGATGAAGATGCGCCGACAGGAGTGA